The following proteins are encoded in a genomic region of Dyadobacter sp. UC 10:
- a CDS encoding sugar phosphate isomerase/epimerase family protein, which produces MNSRRSFVRKGFAGMLAGTVLSLQESNASSVFEKKQDTFKLGVAGFSFVNFKLDEALAMMKRTDVHYLCIKDFHLPYNSTAEQIMAFHEKLKESGVTGYAVGPIYTKTHKDIDNAFDYAKRVGVKLIVGIPNHEDLAYVDQKVKEYDIRYAIHNHGPEDKLYPNAASIYERVKNLDPRVGICFDMGHNRRDNQDSVADLGKYSKRIFDLHLKNVTAASKDGKACELGRGVINIPAFVKMLRKSKYDGVCSLEYEKDMKDPLAGIAESVGYFKGVCDAG; this is translated from the coding sequence ATGAATTCGAGAAGATCTTTTGTCAGGAAAGGGTTTGCAGGAATGCTGGCGGGCACTGTGTTGTCTTTGCAGGAAAGCAATGCCAGTTCGGTTTTTGAAAAGAAGCAGGATACGTTCAAGCTGGGAGTCGCCGGGTTTAGCTTTGTCAATTTCAAGCTCGACGAGGCGCTTGCGATGATGAAGCGGACCGATGTACATTATTTGTGCATTAAGGATTTTCATTTGCCATACAATAGTACCGCAGAACAGATCATGGCTTTTCATGAAAAACTGAAAGAGTCGGGCGTGACCGGGTATGCAGTCGGGCCTATCTATACCAAAACACACAAGGATATTGATAATGCATTCGATTATGCAAAGCGGGTTGGCGTGAAGCTGATTGTCGGTATCCCAAATCACGAAGATCTGGCCTATGTGGATCAGAAGGTGAAGGAATACGATATTCGTTATGCAATCCATAACCATGGGCCGGAAGATAAGTTGTACCCCAACGCAGCTTCTATTTATGAGCGCGTAAAAAATTTAGACCCGCGGGTTGGAATTTGTTTTGATATGGGGCACAACAGGAGAGACAATCAGGATTCGGTAGCAGACCTGGGCAAATACTCAAAAAGGATCTTCGATCTTCACCTCAAAAATGTCACGGCAGCTTCAAAAGACGGCAAAGCCTGTGAACTGGGAAGAGGTGTCATCAACATTCCTGCATTCGTCAAAATGCTTAGAAAAAGTAAGTATGATGGGGTATGCAGCCTTGAATATGAGAAAGATATGAAAGATCCGCTGGCTGGTATTGCAGAGTCGGTTGGGTATTTCAAGGGGGTGTGCGATGCAGGTTAA
- the pgi gene encoding glucose-6-phosphate isomerase translates to MLPNVPFDKLPAYKKLKTHHKSISQKHLKSLFEEDAERGKKFTIRLGDILVDYSKNRISTRTRSYLIQLAEEAGLAGAIEQMFTGEKINATEDRAVLHTALRNRSNETVLVHGKDVMPDVNEVLEKMKEFSGKVRSGSWKGYSGKEITDVVNIGIGGSDLGPVMVTEALKAYSKPGLEVHFVSNVDGTHIAETVKKLNPETTLFMIASKTFTTQETMANAHSARTWFLDKAKDEKFVKKHFVAISTNRSEVEKFGIDPENMFGFWDWVGGRYSLWSAIGLSIAVYIGFQNFEQLLAGAHEMDKHFRTAKFERNIPVILGLLGIWYNDFFDAQTQAILPYDQYLHRFAAYFQQGDMESNGKSTGRDGQPVGYQTGPVIWGEPGTNGQHAFYQLIHQGTKLIPCDFIAPAISHNPLGDHHKMLLSNFFAQTEALMNGKTDEEVRAELSGTGKSKEEIDAIAPFKIFSGNRPTNSILVKKITPKVLGSLIAMYEHKIFVQGIIWNIYSFDQWGVELGKQLANKIYPELQNDWPVSNHDSSTNGLINQYKRWR, encoded by the coding sequence ATGCTTCCAAACGTGCCCTTTGATAAACTTCCTGCGTATAAAAAACTGAAAACGCACCATAAGTCAATATCTCAAAAACACCTGAAGTCGCTCTTCGAAGAAGATGCCGAGCGCGGTAAAAAATTTACGATCCGGCTCGGAGATATACTTGTCGACTATTCGAAAAACCGCATTTCGACCCGTACGAGATCTTACCTGATCCAGCTGGCGGAAGAGGCAGGGCTGGCAGGAGCGATTGAGCAAATGTTTACCGGCGAAAAGATCAATGCCACAGAAGACAGGGCTGTCCTGCACACCGCGTTGAGAAACCGTTCGAACGAAACCGTTCTGGTTCACGGCAAGGATGTAATGCCTGATGTGAATGAGGTGTTGGAAAAAATGAAGGAGTTTTCGGGCAAAGTACGCTCCGGCTCATGGAAAGGGTATTCGGGAAAAGAGATTACCGACGTTGTGAATATCGGGATCGGCGGAAGCGATCTGGGCCCGGTAATGGTGACCGAAGCGCTCAAAGCGTATAGCAAGCCTGGCCTCGAAGTGCATTTTGTGTCAAATGTGGATGGGACGCATATCGCGGAGACGGTTAAAAAGCTGAATCCGGAAACGACCCTCTTTATGATTGCTTCCAAAACATTCACCACGCAGGAAACAATGGCCAATGCCCACAGTGCGCGGACCTGGTTTTTGGATAAAGCAAAAGATGAGAAATTTGTAAAGAAGCATTTTGTCGCGATCTCGACTAACCGCAGCGAGGTAGAGAAGTTCGGGATCGATCCTGAGAATATGTTTGGTTTCTGGGATTGGGTAGGGGGCAGGTATTCCCTATGGTCTGCGATCGGGCTTTCCATTGCCGTTTACATTGGTTTTCAAAATTTTGAGCAGCTGCTTGCGGGCGCCCACGAAATGGACAAGCATTTCCGGACCGCTAAATTCGAGCGGAATATTCCTGTGATTCTTGGTTTGCTGGGTATTTGGTACAATGACTTCTTCGACGCGCAAACCCAGGCCATTTTGCCTTACGATCAGTATCTGCACCGTTTTGCGGCTTATTTTCAGCAGGGGGATATGGAAAGTAATGGTAAAAGCACGGGTCGGGACGGACAGCCTGTCGGTTACCAGACGGGACCAGTAATCTGGGGTGAGCCAGGAACGAACGGGCAGCATGCATTTTACCAATTGATCCACCAGGGTACTAAGCTGATTCCCTGCGACTTTATTGCTCCGGCCATCAGCCACAATCCGTTGGGCGATCATCACAAAATGCTGTTATCCAATTTCTTCGCGCAGACAGAAGCGTTAATGAATGGAAAAACGGATGAAGAAGTACGGGCTGAGCTGAGTGGTACGGGTAAATCGAAAGAAGAAATAGACGCGATTGCGCCTTTTAAGATATTCTCCGGGAATCGTCCTACCAATTCAATTCTGGTCAAGAAAATCACTCCGAAAGTCCTGGGAAGCCTGATCGCGATGTATGAGCACAAAATCTTCGTGCAGGGAATTATCTGGAATATTTACAGTTTCGACCAGTGGGGCGTAGAGTTGGGTAAACAGCTTGCTAACAAAATTTACCCCGAACTGCAAAACGACTGGCCGGTAAGTAATCACGACAGCTCTACGAACGGCTTGATCAATCAATATAAACGTTGGAGGTAA
- a CDS encoding VanZ family protein: MKLFIALFKRPWIAWFWTILILAACTWPGKDIPSAPVVGFDKVVHAGLFIVWIFLWLLAFPKNGRLLIFLGMAYGLGLEFYQQLLPFDRTFDWWDAVADAAGVLIGYLFTTLILNRYLQRLY, translated from the coding sequence ATGAAGCTTTTTATTGCCCTTTTCAAACGCCCCTGGATTGCCTGGTTTTGGACCATACTGATTCTCGCCGCCTGCACCTGGCCGGGTAAGGATATTCCTTCCGCGCCAGTCGTGGGATTTGACAAAGTCGTACACGCGGGGCTGTTTATAGTATGGATTTTTCTGTGGCTTCTGGCGTTCCCAAAGAATGGAAGACTATTGATCTTTCTCGGAATGGCTTACGGATTGGGGCTTGAATTTTACCAGCAGCTTCTGCCATTCGACCGCACGTTTGACTGGTGGGACGCGGTGGCAGATGCTGCTGGTGTATTAATAGGCTATTTGTTCACGACTTTAATCCTGAACCGTTACCTCCAACGTTTATATTGA
- a CDS encoding C10 family peptidase, with product MKIRISVPSLFKLAAIIFLLNACSKNDLLEPTLKEPTEQKSQFFVDQKEAVRLLSGGEMAQMQSNARTSDSEKLIVSGVRRFLNNDSKVMFYIVEYENDKGFTLLSADKRMKPVLAFAEKGNFDEKTDNPGIQLWFDLIRENFEGVQTQKEAHIDIVNLWQQLGRTPNGGRTSEQPVNTPEASCEWFVTHPIPANSTIAHLTHTLSQWQQGTGYNAFCPSGVNTLNCSGQYNCGKAPTGCGPVAVSQVLRYHHKQITTNGHTYSASMFNAMPVNAPKNCIPVNPNHIDLAHLLRDTGKDLDAVYNTLVPGLGIPLSGSGCQTWNIPGHIDNFFSNRGYTSFDKEFFSNIGMISTELRALRPVIVFGSNCAACAANQHIWVMDGIRDLYAIFNDQNGFCYENHSVYYQMNWGWGDVSENHTWFAYTGIVGGGTLYNSQNMRAYIVQP from the coding sequence ATGAAAATCAGGATTTCAGTGCCCTCTCTTTTTAAATTAGCGGCAATCATTTTCCTCCTCAATGCCTGCTCCAAAAACGATCTGTTGGAACCTACTCTGAAAGAACCAACAGAACAAAAAAGCCAATTCTTCGTCGACCAAAAAGAAGCCGTCAGGTTACTCTCCGGTGGGGAAATGGCCCAAATGCAAAGCAACGCCAGGACCAGCGACAGCGAAAAACTTATTGTAAGTGGGGTAAGACGTTTTTTAAACAATGACAGCAAAGTGATGTTCTACATTGTAGAATACGAAAACGACAAGGGATTTACGCTCCTTTCCGCCGACAAACGAATGAAGCCAGTTCTGGCCTTTGCAGAAAAAGGAAACTTCGATGAAAAGACAGACAATCCGGGGATCCAGCTCTGGTTTGATCTGATCAGGGAAAATTTTGAAGGTGTCCAAACCCAGAAGGAAGCTCACATCGACATCGTCAACCTTTGGCAACAACTTGGCAGAACACCAAACGGCGGCCGGACAAGCGAACAACCCGTCAACACACCCGAAGCCAGCTGCGAATGGTTCGTAACTCATCCGATTCCGGCGAATTCGACGATTGCGCATTTGACGCATACGCTCTCCCAATGGCAGCAAGGAACAGGGTATAATGCCTTTTGTCCGTCTGGTGTTAATACATTGAATTGTAGTGGGCAGTATAATTGCGGGAAGGCGCCAACTGGCTGTGGACCGGTTGCAGTATCACAGGTGTTAAGATACCACCATAAGCAAATCACTACCAATGGGCATACTTACTCGGCATCAATGTTTAATGCAATGCCCGTAAACGCGCCAAAAAACTGCATTCCTGTAAATCCAAACCATATTGATTTAGCTCATCTTTTACGAGATACCGGTAAAGATCTGGACGCAGTGTATAATACGTTGGTTCCTGGGCTAGGTATTCCGCTCTCCGGATCTGGCTGCCAGACCTGGAATATCCCCGGGCACATTGATAATTTCTTCTCGAACAGGGGATATACTTCCTTCGATAAAGAATTCTTCTCCAACATCGGGATGATAAGCACCGAACTGCGAGCGCTGAGGCCTGTTATCGTATTCGGATCTAACTGCGCCGCCTGTGCAGCTAATCAGCACATTTGGGTCATGGATGGGATTCGGGACTTGTACGCTATTTTCAATGATCAAAATGGGTTTTGCTATGAAAATCACTCAGTATACTATCAAATGAATTGGGGATGGGGAGACGTATCAGAGAATCATACGTGGTTTGCTTACACCGGGATTGTTGGAGGCGGTACCCTATACAATAGCCAGAATATGAGAGCTTACATTGTTCAACCATAA